The sequence GTCAAAATAAGCGCTGCTGGTATTATTCAGAAAAATACCATAACCGCCACCACTGTTAGCAGTATTACTACTAAAAGTAGTATTACCGTAAAAATACGCTGTTCCTTGATATAAATTAAATATTGAATAGGAATTGGCGGCGCCATTTTCTGCGAAAATAACATCTTTCTTAAAATACAGTAAGCTGCTGGAACCTTCAATATAAAATGCAGCGCCTATGGGCGCATTATTTTTCTCAAAAATAGCATTATCGTTAAAATTTATAGTGCCTTGGTAACTGTAAATTGCACCAGAATATTGTGATGAGGTATTGCCTGTGAAAAGAACCTCTTTATCAAAATTTATTATCGAGTCCAAACCATAATTATAAATTGCTCCACCTAAATAATATGCGTAATTATTTTCAAAAACAGTATTGCCTAAAAAATTAAGAGCGCCGGCGCCGGTGGAATAAAAAGCTCCGCCATAACTACTACTGCCGCCGCCGGCATACCTCATATTTTTAAAAGTTATGTCATCTAAAAAAGTTATAGTAGTGCCGCTTCTATACAAACCGCTTGCAATATTTTGCCCGTCAAATATATATCCGTTAGCAGTTATACTTCCGGTTTTTATATAAAGCGGTAGATTATTGAATATGGTAGTGCCTATTGTAAACGTGTGCGTTGCATACATATCTGCGCCAAGCTCAACATTAAAACCGCTTGTTATAGTGGTTATTGCAACAAAAGCATTAAAATTATTCACAACCGTTTGCCCATAAACTTTTGGCGCCCCCGCAAAAACAAGTAAAAAGAAAAAGCAAAAAGAAGCTAAAAGTCTAAAAGGGTAAGCCGTTAATTCCCTTTTTGAAAAAATAGATGGTAAGAGATTAAGAAGATAAGCCGTTAATTCCCCTTTTGTAAAAGGCGATACCACCGAGGTTTTAGTGTTTGGGCTAAGAGGGCAAGCCGTTAATTCCCCTTTTGAAAAAATAGATGGTAAAAGATTAAGAAGATAAGCCGTTAATTCCCCTTTTGCAAAAGGGGTGGACGCGAAGCGGACGGGGTATTTGTTTTTATCTGTCACTGCGCACAACGGCAAACCCTTCAGCGCAGCCGCCGCCGGCAACACGCGCTTGCCTTTATTATTGCAACCACACTTATGCGCCAACAACGTTAACAAACATAAGCACAGCTTAAAAATGGTTTTCATTTTTTCACCCTTGAAATTATATTTTTATTTCTTACTTTATACATAAAGAAAAACAACCGCATGAAAATTGTAGTTGTTTTTTTATTATTTTGCCTTGCCTTATTAAATTGTAAAGATAATAATTTACGAGCACACATAGGGGATAGTTGTTGTGTTGTGTTGTGTTGTGTTGTGTTGTGTTGTGTTGTGTTGTGTTGTGTTGTGTTGTGTTGTGTTGTGTTGTGTTGTGTTGTGTTGTGTTGTGTTGTGTTGTGTTGTGTTGTGTTGTGTTTTCATTGTTTTTCTCAAGCGCTTCTTCATAATAAGATTAAGTTAATTAACACTATTTAATTATAAAAACAAAAAATAACCGCGCCGATATTTTATCGCGAGGCTCTTTTTTTACACATTAAAATTAAGGGATACATTTATACCCCCCCCCGAATATTTTTTCGGTCATGTTTTACTTCGCAAAGTATATATTAAAAACACCTATTTGTCAACAAAAAAATACCCCGCCCACCAAGAGGACAGGAAGATAAGAGGGCAAGATGGTAAGTAAAGACTCAAAAAGACGTTGCTTACCTTCCCACCTTCTCAACCTCTTACCATCTATTTACCCTCTATTTTTGCAAAAGTTGAGCTATATTTTTAGAAATTATCAAAATATTTTTTGAGTTTATTTGGCAGGAGTGGGCTTCTTTTTGCACCATCTTGTATTTTTTTGAGAGTTGATTCAGACAGGTCTTCAACTTGATTTATTCCTTTTTTATTTATTTCTGAAATGATTGCAGATGCATTTAATTCAATTGCTCTAAAATAATAAGCTACTGATTTTTTAGTTATAGCCGGATGTTCTCCGAGATTCAAAACACAGGATTTATCCCTGCCGGCAGGAACACCTGAAGCATCTGTAATATTCACAACCAATACTCTATCGTCTATATTTGGTTCAGATAATACGAAGTAAAGATGTTTTACTCCTGATCTATCTACTTCCCAAAAGGCTTTGCCCTTAACGATAGCGCTTTTCATTATACCAAACCTTTTGCTTTGAGATTTTCCTCAACTTGCGAAAGGCTTTCTTCTGTTTCTATGATTGCTTTTATTTCTTTTTCTGTTTTATTCAAATTGCGCAATATTACTTGTTTAGGTAATGGATACGAAGTATTAAAATTACTTGCATTCTTATCCCATTCAGGAAACTTATGCACGATATTATCTACAAGATATGTCCAATCTTTATCGTGATACTTGGCATCAACATCATCAAGAATAGAGATTTCGGCATCACAAAGTTCATCATATACGCATTTGTTTTCCAATCGCGAAATTAAGTGATAACCGTTTTTATAAAAAGCGCTATTAAACTCTATCTGCTCCGGCTTAGGATAATTAATGTTGCGAATGAAATCATACAAATTTGATAACACGGGTCCCTGAGGCATAGAGCAATAGCTATCGCCCGATATTGCAAAATCATACTTTAAAAGACACTCTCTGTCTGCAATGTAAAGCAACTTAATGAGCTTTGTGTAGTTAAGCTCATAGTTATACTTTGCAAGAATGTAATTTACAATCTGCATAAGTTTTTTGAAATTCATTTTGAGCTCCATTTACAAGAATTACTTAAATAGAAAAAGAGAGACTGAATTGATTATTAACTCAATCCTCTTGTTCGTTGTCTTTTTTTATTGTGATTTTATTATAACCAAAATAAACAGAACTGTCAAATTTTTGGCTCAACCTGTTAATTCAAGTTCATTTTTTGGCTGATTTTTCTTTGCCGTTGTTACTTGCCTTCAGGAAGATAGGATAATAAACAGCTTCTTTTTAGATTTTACTTGTCTTCTATTTTTTTCAAAAGAGGAATTAACGACACAGAAGGCAGAGGGTGAGAAGATAGGAGGATAAGATGGTAAGTAAAAACTCAAAAAGGCGCTGCTTACCTCCCCACCTTCTCAACCTCTTACCATCTTACCCTCTATTTTTGAATAATTATTTTTGGTGAACTACATACCCCTCACCCTACCCTCTCCCGCAAGGGGCGAGGGAAAAAAGACAGCTCATAATATTTTGTTCCTTACTCCTTACTCCTTGCTCCTTGCTCCTTGCTCCTTGCTCCTTGCTCCTTGCTCCTTGCTCCTTCTTACTTATTACTTATTACCTGTTACTTATCTTCTTGCCCTCTGCCTTTGTGTTAGCTTTGTCGTTTTATGTTGGCGCCGAGGGTTCTTAATTTTTTTTCTAAAAGTTCGTAGCCGCGGTCTAAATGATAAATTCTTGAAACCGTGCTTTTGCCGTTTGCCGCCAAAGCCGCAAGAACCAAAGCCGCTCCGGCGCGCAAATCCGAAACCATTACGGGGGCTGCGGAAAGTTTTTCAACGCCTGTTATATGCACCGTTTTACCGTCAACGGTTAAATTTGCGCCAAGCCTTCGAAGCTCTGCAACATGCAAAAATCTGTTTTCAAAAACCGTCTCTTCTATTTTACTTTTACCTTTCACAAGAGACATTAAAGCCATCCATTGCGCCTGAACGTCCGTAGGAAAACCCGGATAAACTGCAGTGCGCGCGTTTTGCGGTTTTAAATTTTTTACCCATTTTGCGGATATGGAATTTTTAGTTTCGGTTATTTTCAGTCCGGCTTTTTTTAGTTTTGCGGTTATTGCCTTTAAATCTTTGGGCGCCGCGTCTTTAAGAAGAACCTCGCCTTTAGTTATAGCGGCGGCAATCAAATACGTTGCGGCTTCAATTCTGTCGGCAATAACTTTATGAGTTGTCCCGTGCAGTTTTGTAACGCCTTCTATAGTTATATTTTTCGTTCCCGCGCCTTTTACTTTTGCGCCCATCTTATTTAAAAAATCGGCCAAATCTTTTATTTCCGGCTCTTTTGCGGCGTTTATAATTTTTGTTTTCCCGCGGGCAAGAACTGCGGCAATCATTATATTTTCCGTGGCTCCAACGCTTGGAAATCTGAAATTTATATTTGCGCCTTTAAGCCTTCCCTGCGACGACGTTTTAACGTATCCGTTTTCAACTTCAATGTTTGCGCCGAGTTTGCCGAAAGCTTCCAAATGTATGTCTATAGGTCTTGCGCCTATAGCGCAGCCCCCGGGAAGAGAAACGTCAACTTTCCCAAGACGGGCAAGAAGCGGACCCATTATTAAAACGCTTGCGCGCATTTTGCGAACTAAATCGTAAGGAGCTATATGTTTATATTTATTTGATTTATACGCCGTTACCGTATTTCCTTTTTTGACGGTTTTTTTGCCGATAAAATTTAAAAACGCAACCGTGGCGTCAATATCCGCAAGCGACGGAACGTTGGAAATTGTAACGGGGTCATCGGTAAGAAGAGTCGCAAAAAGAATAGGCAGCGCAGAATTTTTAGAACCAGAAACTTTCACGCTTCCTTTTAATTTTTTCCCGCC is a genomic window of Endomicrobium proavitum containing:
- a CDS encoding Panacea domain-containing protein; this encodes MNFKKLMQIVNYILAKYNYELNYTKLIKLLYIADRECLLKYDFAISGDSYCSMPQGPVLSNLYDFIRNINYPKPEQIEFNSAFYKNGYHLISRLENKCVYDELCDAEISILDDVDAKYHDKDWTYLVDNIVHKFPEWDKNASNFNTSYPLPKQVILRNLNKTEKEIKAIIETEESLSQVEENLKAKGLV
- the murA gene encoding UDP-N-acetylglucosamine 1-carboxyvinyltransferase — translated: MDKIIITGGKKLKGSVKVSGSKNSALPILFATLLTDDPVTISNVPSLADIDATVAFLNFIGKKTVKKGNTVTAYKSNKYKHIAPYDLVRKMRASVLIMGPLLARLGKVDVSLPGGCAIGARPIDIHLEAFGKLGANIEVENGYVKTSSQGRLKGANINFRFPSVGATENIMIAAVLARGKTKIINAAKEPEIKDLADFLNKMGAKVKGAGTKNITIEGVTKLHGTTHKVIADRIEAATYLIAAAITKGEVLLKDAAPKDLKAITAKLKKAGLKITETKNSISAKWVKNLKPQNARTAVYPGFPTDVQAQWMALMSLVKGKSKIEETVFENRFLHVAELRRLGANLTVDGKTVHITGVEKLSAAPVMVSDLRAGAALVLAALAANGKSTVSRIYHLDRGYELLEKKLRTLGANIKRQS